In Verrucomicrobiota bacterium, one DNA window encodes the following:
- the infA gene encoding translation initiation factor IF-1 — protein MAKDDVIQMEGVVTQVLAGTMFRVKLSQGHEVLAHISGKMRKHFIRIGIGDRVSLEMSPYDLTKARITYRM, from the coding sequence ATGGCCAAAGACGACGTGATTCAAATGGAAGGTGTGGTGACGCAGGTGCTCGCAGGGACAATGTTCCGTGTGAAGCTCTCGCAAGGCCATGAGGTACTCGCCCACATATCGGGCAAGATGCGTAAACATTTTATCCGGATCGGTATCGGTGACAGAGTCTCCCTCGAGATGTCCCCTTACGATCTGACTAAGGCACGCATCACCTACAGGATGTAG
- a CDS encoding glycoside hydrolase family 38 C-terminal domain-containing protein encodes MSTPAKFRFHLIPNAHLDPVWLWDWREGMNEAITTCRTVLDLMDEFPQLTFIRGESAIYEHLEKYDPATFKRIKKMVKAGRWDCVGGSYIQPDTNLPQTETFIRHYQKGQRYFLETFGQKVNVAWAADSFGHSAGLPEILLASGFDAYCFGRPQREYMPLPEPAFWWEAPSGQKILSYRNETGWYGCERDEMGKRLDIALEHYSKFNLTNCSVYFGLGNHGGGPIREHILDIEKWKESHPEVEVIYSGLHRLIDDLQEEALQKGENFLPTHKGDLGYCLRGCYVSMGRFKNLYRKAENEVMRAENTATAISAAVEDKKTVRNKLDTAWESILFNSFHDILPGSSVERTYIDQSAWTSMAFHLAQKEEFHALNLLSEKIDTTVNKPEGNFPSAVPIVIWNPHPYEYSGPVEFEINLDYRPVWAYRTKASEVPVRVTDANGKVLPHQKIAVDHLFFPQDAWRTKLVVPVKIPAFGWTVVEAGWVEGSENPTRMSHGVWGENGHAICSEDIRIEAHKGKRGLQITKNGKSLFDHDGLTFQTFEDVFGSWGGHFEEAESIDVSKVIHQWHISDVKILDQGPEKATLWVKYIAGYSGIDLTISLYADRDAIDCHARVLWNERAARLKMILPCDTQSAEFEVPGGTVKRGPSGEVPGGRWVKIDSAKGFLGFASDSIYGFDIKDNLFRASLLRSSRYAQSDNISAEGLPWAAVQDLGEHQFKFILTTDEMNLEILSDQLEQPLFTQIAPPSKGEWPRSGGLLSIQAKNLSLLALKASPDKKSIIIRLKETAGRKTKATCSWLGKMVKLGEIKPYSIATFRLNKNKSGQWTAIETTLIKE; translated from the coding sequence ATGAGCACACCTGCAAAATTCCGTTTCCACCTGATCCCAAATGCCCATCTTGATCCTGTCTGGTTATGGGACTGGCGTGAAGGCATGAATGAGGCCATCACTACTTGCCGCACGGTCTTGGACCTGATGGATGAATTCCCCCAATTGACCTTTATCCGTGGTGAATCAGCGATTTACGAACATCTGGAAAAATACGACCCTGCGACATTCAAGCGCATTAAAAAAATGGTCAAGGCAGGAAGATGGGATTGTGTAGGCGGATCCTATATCCAACCAGACACGAATCTCCCGCAAACGGAAACTTTCATTCGTCATTATCAAAAAGGCCAACGTTACTTCCTCGAAACTTTCGGGCAAAAGGTGAATGTGGCTTGGGCAGCTGATTCCTTTGGTCATAGTGCGGGACTACCGGAGATCTTACTCGCATCAGGTTTCGATGCCTATTGTTTCGGACGTCCCCAAAGGGAATATATGCCACTGCCCGAACCCGCCTTCTGGTGGGAAGCCCCGAGTGGACAAAAAATCCTCAGCTACCGGAATGAAACAGGTTGGTATGGTTGTGAACGTGATGAGATGGGGAAGAGACTCGACATTGCTTTAGAACACTATTCCAAATTCAACCTGACAAATTGCTCTGTTTACTTCGGCCTCGGTAACCATGGCGGTGGCCCCATCCGTGAACACATTCTGGACATTGAAAAATGGAAAGAATCACATCCTGAAGTAGAAGTCATCTATTCCGGGCTCCACCGCCTGATCGATGATCTCCAGGAAGAAGCCCTGCAAAAAGGTGAGAACTTTCTCCCCACCCATAAAGGTGACCTCGGCTATTGTTTGCGGGGATGTTATGTATCCATGGGCCGATTCAAGAACCTTTACCGAAAAGCAGAGAATGAGGTTATGCGTGCTGAAAATACAGCTACTGCCATTTCCGCCGCGGTTGAGGACAAGAAAACGGTACGCAACAAGCTTGATACAGCTTGGGAGTCGATCCTTTTTAACTCTTTCCACGATATTCTCCCGGGCTCCAGTGTGGAACGCACTTATATCGATCAATCGGCTTGGACGAGCATGGCCTTTCACCTAGCGCAAAAGGAAGAATTCCACGCATTAAACCTCCTGAGTGAAAAAATCGACACAACGGTCAATAAACCTGAAGGGAACTTCCCCAGCGCTGTTCCCATCGTTATCTGGAATCCTCATCCCTATGAATATTCCGGACCGGTCGAATTCGAAATCAATCTCGATTATCGTCCCGTATGGGCTTACCGCACAAAAGCCAGTGAGGTCCCCGTCCGTGTCACTGATGCAAATGGCAAAGTCTTACCCCATCAAAAAATAGCCGTTGACCATCTTTTCTTTCCACAGGACGCTTGGCGTACAAAACTTGTCGTCCCCGTCAAAATCCCGGCTTTTGGATGGACTGTCGTCGAAGCTGGCTGGGTCGAGGGCTCTGAGAATCCCACACGCATGTCACACGGGGTCTGGGGCGAAAATGGCCACGCAATTTGCTCGGAGGATATCCGGATCGAAGCTCATAAGGGAAAACGAGGACTTCAAATTACTAAAAACGGTAAGAGTCTCTTTGACCATGACGGTCTGACTTTTCAGACTTTTGAAGATGTCTTCGGCTCTTGGGGTGGCCACTTTGAAGAGGCCGAATCCATTGATGTCTCTAAAGTCATCCATCAATGGCATATCTCCGATGTGAAAATCCTGGACCAAGGCCCTGAAAAAGCAACTCTCTGGGTGAAATATATTGCTGGTTACTCAGGTATTGATTTAACCATCAGCCTTTATGCTGACCGGGATGCCATTGATTGCCATGCCCGCGTTTTGTGGAATGAACGAGCTGCCCGTTTAAAAATGATCCTGCCTTGTGATACGCAAAGTGCGGAATTTGAGGTGCCCGGTGGCACAGTAAAACGGGGACCAAGTGGCGAGGTGCCTGGTGGTCGATGGGTGAAGATTGATTCAGCCAAGGGGTTTTTGGGTTTTGCCAGTGACTCGATATACGGGTTCGACATCAAAGATAACCTTTTCAGGGCTTCACTTCTCCGTTCAAGCAGATACGCCCAGAGTGATAATATCTCTGCGGAAGGACTTCCTTGGGCAGCCGTCCAGGATTTGGGTGAACACCAATTCAAATTCATTCTGACCACTGATGAGATGAATCTTGAAATACTATCTGACCAGCTTGAGCAGCCACTCTTCACGCAAATTGCTCCTCCGAGCAAGGGGGAATGGCCTCGCTCTGGCGGTTTACTCTCTATTCAGGCTAAAAATCTATCTTTATTGGCTTTAAAGGCGTCTCCTGACAAGAAAAGCATCATCATCCGCCTCAAAGAAACCGCCGGGAGGAAAACAAAGGCAACTTGTTCGTGGCTTGGAAAAATGGTTAAACTCGGAGAAATCAAACCTTACTCCATCGCGACTTTTAGGCTAAATAAGAATAAAAGCGGACAATGGACAGCGATCGAAACTACTTTGATTAAAGAATAG